One Brassica oleracea var. oleracea cultivar TO1000 chromosome C7, BOL, whole genome shotgun sequence genomic window carries:
- the LOC106305335 gene encoding putative lipid-transfer protein DIR1: protein MMMRPIRVGLAMILLMTITVLTIVTAQQEDQQPPPPMLPVEEVGMCSRTFFSALVQLIPCRAAVAPFSPIPPTESCCSAVVTLGRPCLCLLANGPPLSGIDRSMALQLPQRCFANFPPCDVIN from the coding sequence ATGATGATGAGACCCATTAGAGTTGGGTTAGCAATGATACTGCTCATGACCATAACCGTTCTTACCATAGTCACCGCACAGCAAGAGGACCAGCAACCACCTCCACCGATGTTGCCTGTGGAAGAAGTGGGAATGTGCAGCAGAACATTCTTCTCGGCTCTGGTTCAGCTTATACCGTGTAGAGCAGCAGTGGCTCCTTTCAGCCCGATTCCACCAACCGAGTCGTGTTGCTCTGCCGTTGTCACACTTGGTCGTCCTTGTCTTTGCCTCCTTGCCAATGGACCTCCACTCTCAGGCATTGACCGTTCCATGGCTCTTCAGCTTCCTCAGAGATGCTTTGCTAATTTCCCTCCTTGCGATGTCATTAACTAG
- the LOC106301251 gene encoding uncharacterized protein LOC106301251 isoform X1, which yields MLSFQCPSPFFFSGQNRTTTSCSTAPPRASTELTASPSSLISRRLILLRHAHSSWDHLSLKDHDRPLTKTGQADAAKVAQILSSLGWLPQLILSSDATRTKETLKSMQAQVDGFMEANVHFIPSFYSIAAMDGQTADHLQHIISKYSSPDITTVMCMGHNKGWEEAASMLSGASVKLKTCNAALLLAFGNSWDDAFAMAGPGGWKLEGIVAPDSTICV from the exons ATGCTGAGCTTCCAGTGTCCATCTCCTTTCTTCTTCTCCGGCCAAAACCGGACCACAACTTCTTGCTCAACAGCTCCGCCTCGTGCATCCACCGAACTAACTGCTTCTCCTTCATCACTAATCTCTCGCCGTCTCATCCTTCTCCGTCACGCTCACAGTTCCTGGGACCACCTTTCCCTCAAAG ACCATGATCGTCCTCTAACTAAGACTGGTCAAGCCGATGCTGCTAAAGTTGCTCAAATCCTCTCCTCACTTGGTTGGCTTCCCCAACTCATCCTCTCCAG CGACGCGACTAGGACTAAGGAGACACTGAAGTCAATGCAAGCGCAAGTTGATGGCTTTATGGAGGCAAACGTACATTTCATCCCTAGCTTTTACTCCATTGCTGCTATGGACGGCCAAACCGCCGACCACCTTCAACACATCATCTCCAAATACTCATCCCCTGACATCACCACTGTCAT GTGTATGGGGCATAATAAGGGATGGGAAGAAGCAGCCTCCATGCTCTCTGGTGCTTCCGTAAAGTTGAAAACTTGCAATGCTGCTTTACTTCTAGCTTTTGGCAACTCCTGGGATGAT GCTTTCGCTATGGCTGGACCTGGTGGATGGAAACTTGAGGGTATTGTGGCTCCAGATAGCACCATTTGTGTGTAA
- the LOC106301251 gene encoding uncharacterized protein LOC106301251 isoform X2 produces the protein MLSFQCPSPFFFSGQNRTTTSCSTAPPRASTELTASPSSLISRRLILLRHAHSSWDHLSLKDHDRPLTKTGQADAAKVAQILSSLGWLPQLILSSDATRTKETLKSMQAQVDGFMEANVHFIPSFYSIAAMDGQTADHLQHIISKYSSPDITTVMCMGHNKGWEEAASMLSGASVKLKTCNAALLLAFGNSWDDVCFRYGWTWWMET, from the exons ATGCTGAGCTTCCAGTGTCCATCTCCTTTCTTCTTCTCCGGCCAAAACCGGACCACAACTTCTTGCTCAACAGCTCCGCCTCGTGCATCCACCGAACTAACTGCTTCTCCTTCATCACTAATCTCTCGCCGTCTCATCCTTCTCCGTCACGCTCACAGTTCCTGGGACCACCTTTCCCTCAAAG ACCATGATCGTCCTCTAACTAAGACTGGTCAAGCCGATGCTGCTAAAGTTGCTCAAATCCTCTCCTCACTTGGTTGGCTTCCCCAACTCATCCTCTCCAG CGACGCGACTAGGACTAAGGAGACACTGAAGTCAATGCAAGCGCAAGTTGATGGCTTTATGGAGGCAAACGTACATTTCATCCCTAGCTTTTACTCCATTGCTGCTATGGACGGCCAAACCGCCGACCACCTTCAACACATCATCTCCAAATACTCATCCCCTGACATCACCACTGTCAT GTGTATGGGGCATAATAAGGGATGGGAAGAAGCAGCCTCCATGCTCTCTGGTGCTTCCGTAAAGTTGAAAACTTGCAATGCTGCTTTACTTCTAGCTTTTGGCAACTCCTGGGATGATGTTT GCTTTCGCTATGGCTGGACCTGGTGGATGGAAACTTGA
- the LOC106301250 gene encoding 3-ketoacyl-CoA synthase 15: MKKDTTTKMMNGGGGVESKPRKQGFPDYLGSVNLKYVKLGYIYLLSLSNIFCFFLPPLLLLFIFVSRFLPILAYPLSIFLLLLLYHFLTPSSSVFLLDFSCYRPPDHFKITKSDFIELAMNSNNFNETSIELQRKVLDQSGIGEESYMPRVVFKPGHKVNLRDGREEAAMVIFGAIDELLAATKINVKHIKILVLNCGVLNTTPSLSAMVINHYKLRHNTESYNLGGMGCSAGIIAVDLAKDLLNAHQGSYALAVSTEIVSFTWYSGNDVTLLPPNCSFRMGAAAVMLSSRRIDKWRSKYQLMQLVRTHKGMDDTSYKSMELREDREGKQGLYLSRDVMEVARHAVRANITTLRRLEPSFQHICVLATSKTALDEIQKDLKLTEENMEASRQTLERFGNTSSSSVWYELAYLEHKGKMKRGDKVWQIGFGSGFKCNSVVWKALRNIEPSRHNNPWNL; the protein is encoded by the exons ATGAAAAAAGATACAACAACAAAGATGATGAATGGTGGTGGTGGAGTAGAGTCAAAGCCACGCAAACAAGGCTTTCCTGATTACCTCGGATCTGTGAATTTGAAATACGTGAAGCTTGGATACATTTACTTGCTCTCTCTTTCCAACATCTTCTGCTTCTTCCTCCCTCCTCTTCTCCTTCTCTTCATCTTTGTTTCTCGGTTTCTCCCAATCTTGGCTTATCCTCTATCTATCTTCTTGCTTCTTCTCCTTTACCACTTTCTTACCCCTTCTTCCTCTGTGTTCCTTCTTGATTTCTCATGTTACCGTCCACCTGATCATTTCAAG ATCACCAAAAGCGACTTCATCGAGCTGGCAATGAACTCTAATAACTTCAACGAGACTTCCATCGAGCTTCAAAGAAAAGTCCTGGACCAATCAGGCATAGGAGAGGAGAGCTACATGCCAAGAGTGGTGTTCAAGCCTGGCCACAAAGTCAACCTCCGCGACGGCCGTGAAGAAGCAGCGATGGTGATCTTCGGAGCTATCGACGAGCTTCTTGCAGCCACCAAAATCAACGTGAAGCACATCAAGATCCTGGTGCTGAACTGCGGAGTGCTCAACACCACGCCTTCTCTATCGGCGATGGTGATCAACCACTACAAGCTGAGGCATAACACGGAGAGCTACAACCTTGGTGGTATGGGGTGTAGCGCTGGAATCATAGCCGTTGATTTAGCTAAAGATCTTTTGAACGCTCATCAAGGCTCATACGCTTTGGCGGTGAGCACTGAGATAGTGAGCTTCACTTGGTACTCAGGCAATGACGTCACGTTGCTCCCACCAAACTGTTCCTTCCGGATGGGAGCAGCTGCGGTCATGCTCTCTAGTCGGCGTATCGATAAATGGCGCTCCAAATATCAGCTTATGCAG CTGGTGAGAACACATAAAGGCATGGATGACACAAGCTACAAGAGCATGGAGTTGAGAGAAGACAGAGAAGGGAAACAAGGACTGTACCTATCTAGAGATGTAATGGAAGTTGCTCGCCACGCAGTCAGAGCAAACATAACAACGCTTCGTCGTCTCGAGCCTTCTTTCCAACATATATGTGTGCTGGCGACGAGTAAGACAGCTCTCGACGAGATTCAGAAGGATCTCAAACTGACGGAAGAGAACATGGAGGCATCGAGGCAGACACTGGAACGTTTTGGGAATACGTCGAGCAGCAGCGTATGGTACGAGCTGGCTTATTTGGAACACAAGGGGAAGATGAAAAGAGGAGACAAGGTTTGGCAGATCGGTTTCGGGTCAGGGTTTAAATGCAATAGTGTTGTATGGAAAGCCCTGAGAAACATTGAACCTTCAAGACACAATAACCCATGGAATCTCTGA
- the LOC106304397 gene encoding LOW QUALITY PROTEIN: uncharacterized protein LOC106304397 (The sequence of the model RefSeq protein was modified relative to this genomic sequence to represent the inferred CDS: deleted 3 bases in 2 codons), whose amino-acid sequence MHSLKTSCAGQIFALAKPHDSVGKRTRNRIPKEERKTLVKSFINKHRRLNNGSFPSLSLTHKEVGGSFYTIREIVREIIQENRVLGTSDLILLDAKGDGDDQLQDQSLSRSTVLMNPVPPLFLSPDGLHSRSEPVEAKSPVNGEYINVSKVGLDDRGSDISKYREVNGYKLSEPVGSSTDVSRTQFAAASCSEVIDAGMHDDNGETICDSLPQDKEVEVDNKDIGFEAEIHFIESEGKNPLNNNQSVKDDKAAIKDTLGTFDLLPAETVVETFSVTPSELAKVCEAGKETEAKVENDSSTEDLVEIPSSISAVLEEQGTEEVTVVAQMPNHISVTIEKKVEEESVIGNIHDTKEFRYGSLTTEQPIMPTSGTESGSCKNDIARSEVTSVEKATVEKKKFDASCSQKGNIATLNRIKLESWKGQSNVAGPETNPLLVVLKAFLTAFVKFWSK is encoded by the exons ATGCACTCTCTAAAGACTAGTTGCGCTGGGCAGATATTTGCTCTCGCCAAGCCACACGACTCTGTAGGCAAGAGGACGCGTAATCGGATTCCAAAAGAGGAGAGGAAGACC CTGGTCAAATCTTTCATTAACAA GCATCGAAGGCTAAACAATGGGAGCTTTCCTTCACTTAGCCTCACTCACAAGGAAGTTGGTGGCTCTTTCTACACCATTAGAGAGATTGTCAGAGAGATCATCCAAGAAAATAGAGTCCTTGGTACTAGTGACTTGATTCTTCTTGACGCCAAAGGCGATGGTGATGACCAGTTGCAAGATCAATCTCTTTCAAGATCCACTGTCCTGATGAATCCTGTGCCCCCTCTATTTTTGTCTCCAGACGGTTTACATTCTCGCTCCGAGCCTGTGGAGGCTAAGTCACCTGTAAATGGTGAATACATTAATGTTAGCAAGGTTGGCCTGGACGACAGAGGATCTGATATATCGAAGTACAGGGAAGTGAATGGTTATAAACTTTCCGAGCCAGTGGGCTCTTCTACTGACGTATCCAGGACTCAGTTTGCAGCAGCATCTTGCAGTGAAGTGATTGATGCAGGGATGCATGATGATAATGGGGAGACAATATGTGATAGTTTACCCCAGGATAAAGAAGTCGAGGTGGATAACAAAGACATAGGATTTGAGGCAGAGATACATTTCATTGAATCAGAAGGCAAAAACCCTTTGAACAATAACCAAAGTGTGAAAGATGATAAAGCAGCAATCAAGGATACATTAGGCACATTTGATTTGTTGCCAGCAGAAACAGTTGTTGAGACATTCTCAGTAACTCCTAGTGAGTTGGCTAAAGTTTGTGAGGCTGGGAAAGAAACTGAGGCAAAGGTGGAAAATGATAGCAGCACTGAAGATCTTGTAGAGATTCCGTCATCCATTTCTGCTGTACTTGAAGAACAAGGGACTGAAGAAGTCACTGTTGTTGCTCAAATGCCAAATCATATCTCTGTCACT ATAGAAAAGAAAGTTGAAGAGGAATCTGTGATTGGCAACATCCATGACACTAAGGAATTTCGTTATGGAAGTTTAACAACCGAACAGCCAATTATGCCAACATCTGGTACTGAG TCTGGAAGTTGTAAGAACGACATAGCAAGGAGTGAAGTCACAAGTGTAGAGAAGGCAACCGTGGAAAAAAAGAAATTCGATGCTTCGTGCTCTCAGAAAGGAAACATTGCAACATTAAACCGAATTAAACT TGAATCGTGGAAAGGGCAATCTAACGTGGCAGGACCGGAAACAAACCCCCTTTTGGTAGTTCTGAAAGCTTTTTTGACAGCCTTTGTGAAGTTTTGGTCCAAGTAA